One Nostoc sp. UHCC 0302 DNA window includes the following coding sequences:
- a CDS encoding N-acetylmuramoyl-L-alanine amidase: MKLHWLLPGTVGTMIMLSSPAMAAELESWRFDANQNRLEINTFGAVQPKAQLVFNPTRLVIDLPETTFGRPQLTQQIGGAIRSIRVGQFDEQTTRIVLELTPGYTIDPKQVKFVGTTASRWTVQLPRPEADKVASSPRNIYNVVTVDSEAKPESSEVANATQRATQIENLQVTGDGFFVRTSGGNSQIRINRSRDRATIFMDIVGATLSPRLAQQSDILINRHGVSRVEFTELQTRPPGVRMTLRVDKNSPDWRATMSNSGGLVVLPNRLIGLPRSNNPDNSLNNQARSFPIRRTPVATNSIATIQSVQLASNGTKLLIRTDQALSATGNWDRSSGLYRITINNAKLASRVTGPTFNANSPILRVRLQPQESNTVVVLVQPAAGVQIGELDQISDQLLALQLQGTRRAATRPGILPIPPLPPLNRAPLPDPNNLYPPISQPQRSPIPRGRLVVVIDPGHGGKDSGAVGIGGVREKDIILPIGKRVAEILQQNGVQVVMTRDSDYFVTLPGRVVLAERVNADAFVSIHANSAGASRPDVNGLEVYYYDSGLSLARVVRSSILQSINVRDRGVRRARFYVLRKSSMPSILVETGYLTGRQDVARLRTSAYQNQMAEAIARGILQYLRRR, encoded by the coding sequence GTGAAACTACACTGGTTACTACCTGGAACTGTTGGAACTATGATCATGCTATCGTCGCCAGCAATGGCTGCGGAACTAGAATCTTGGCGGTTTGATGCCAACCAAAACCGATTAGAAATTAATACTTTCGGGGCTGTTCAACCAAAAGCACAATTAGTCTTCAACCCGACTCGTCTAGTAATTGATTTGCCAGAAACCACATTTGGGCGTCCGCAACTAACGCAACAGATAGGCGGCGCAATTCGTTCTATCCGTGTCGGGCAGTTTGACGAACAAACAACACGCATAGTCCTCGAACTCACTCCTGGTTACACAATAGACCCCAAGCAGGTGAAATTTGTTGGAACAACTGCTAGCCGATGGACAGTGCAATTACCCAGACCAGAAGCCGATAAAGTAGCATCTTCTCCTAGAAATATTTACAATGTAGTAACTGTAGATTCTGAAGCCAAACCTGAGTCCTCAGAAGTTGCCAACGCTACACAAAGAGCAACTCAAATTGAGAATTTACAAGTGACAGGTGATGGTTTCTTTGTCCGTACCAGTGGTGGAAATTCTCAGATTCGGATCAATCGTAGCCGCGATCGCGCTACGATTTTCATGGACATTGTTGGTGCTACTTTATCCCCACGACTAGCGCAGCAAAGTGATATTCTCATAAACCGACATGGTGTTAGCCGGGTGGAATTTACCGAACTACAAACCCGACCACCTGGTGTCCGCATGACTTTAAGGGTCGATAAAAATAGTCCTGACTGGCGGGCAACTATGAGCAATAGTGGTGGTTTAGTAGTTCTGCCCAATCGTCTTATTGGACTGCCAAGAAGCAATAATCCCGACAACTCACTGAATAATCAAGCGAGATCCTTTCCCATTAGACGGACACCAGTCGCCACTAACTCGATAGCAACGATTCAGTCTGTGCAACTAGCTAGTAATGGAACAAAACTGTTGATTCGAACTGACCAAGCTTTATCTGCAACGGGTAACTGGGATAGAAGCTCTGGTTTATACCGCATTACTATTAACAACGCTAAGTTAGCTTCCAGAGTCACAGGCCCAACTTTTAATGCTAATAGCCCTATCCTCCGCGTGCGCCTACAACCGCAAGAATCCAACACTGTCGTCGTCTTAGTTCAACCAGCCGCCGGAGTGCAAATTGGGGAACTTGACCAAATCAGCGACCAGCTTTTAGCTCTACAACTGCAAGGCACTCGCCGAGCCGCCACACGCCCTGGAATACTTCCGATACCTCCCCTACCACCGCTGAACCGCGCACCTCTCCCAGACCCAAACAATCTTTATCCTCCTATCTCACAGCCCCAAAGAAGCCCGATTCCTAGAGGAAGATTGGTAGTAGTAATTGACCCTGGACACGGTGGCAAAGACTCAGGAGCAGTCGGTATCGGGGGAGTACGCGAGAAGGATATCATATTGCCTATTGGGAAAAGGGTTGCAGAGATTTTGCAGCAAAATGGCGTGCAAGTGGTAATGACGCGGGATTCTGACTATTTCGTTACCCTTCCGGGACGAGTCGTTTTGGCAGAACGAGTTAATGCTGATGCCTTTGTCAGCATCCATGCAAATTCAGCAGGTGCATCTCGTCCCGATGTCAATGGCTTGGAAGTTTATTATTACGATAGTGGTCTGAGCCTAGCTCGCGTTGTTCGTAGTAGCATTCTCCAAAGTATCAATGTTAGAGACCGAGGAGTCCGCCGAGCTAGATTTTATGTCCTCAGAAAAAGTTCCATGCCGTCTATTCTAGTAGAAACAGGTTATTTAACCGGTCGCCAAGATGTTGCTAGGCTTAGAACCTCAGCTTATCAAAATCAAATGGCGGAGGCGATCGCTCGCGGTATCCTCCAATACCTCAGAAGAAGATAA
- the ribD gene encoding bifunctional diaminohydroxyphosphoribosylaminopyrimidine deaminase/5-amino-6-(5-phosphoribosylamino)uracil reductase RibD, with protein sequence MDNFPVVAQADASPPNHNQENGLLLRSPVGADSTSKERVGSDFDARMMQRCLELARRALGRTSPNPLVGAVVVKDGEIIGEGFHPRAGEPHAEVFALKAAGVGARGATIYVSLEPCNHYGRTPPCSEGLVAAGVAKVVVGMVDPNPLVAGGGIARLRAAGIEVVVGVEEEACRQLNEGFVHRILYKRPLGILKYAMTLDGKIATTSGHSAWVTNQDARTKVHQVRAACDAVIVGGNTVRQDNPYLTSHQAGAHNPLRVVMSRQLDLPENARLWQTAEVPTLVLTEKGSSPQFQEFLLKQGVEVVEFNSLTPDQAMAYLYERGFCSVLWECGGTLAAIAIAQGAVQKVLAFIAPKIIGGSNAPTPVGDLGFTNMTEALPLERVRWRVVGSDCLVEGYLPQKTQ encoded by the coding sequence ATGGATAATTTTCCAGTGGTTGCTCAAGCAGATGCATCTCCACCAAATCATAATCAGGAAAACGGACTTCTGTTGCGATCGCCAGTAGGAGCGGATTCAACTTCAAAAGAAAGGGTAGGAAGTGATTTTGACGCCCGCATGATGCAGCGGTGTTTAGAACTTGCCCGCCGTGCTTTGGGACGCACTTCGCCAAATCCGCTAGTGGGAGCGGTGGTTGTCAAAGATGGCGAGATTATTGGGGAAGGCTTTCATCCCCGTGCAGGCGAACCTCATGCAGAAGTTTTTGCCCTCAAAGCAGCAGGTGTTGGCGCTCGTGGTGCGACAATTTATGTCAGCCTCGAACCTTGCAATCACTACGGACGTACTCCTCCTTGTTCGGAAGGGTTGGTAGCTGCTGGGGTAGCAAAGGTAGTCGTGGGTATGGTTGACCCTAATCCACTAGTTGCTGGAGGTGGAATTGCGCGGTTACGTGCGGCAGGGATAGAAGTAGTGGTAGGCGTGGAAGAGGAAGCCTGCCGTCAGCTTAATGAAGGTTTTGTTCATCGTATTCTCTACAAGCGACCTTTAGGCATTTTGAAATATGCCATGACTTTAGATGGCAAAATTGCCACCACCTCTGGTCACAGTGCCTGGGTGACTAACCAAGATGCCCGCACTAAAGTACATCAAGTGCGGGCAGCTTGCGATGCTGTAATTGTTGGTGGGAATACAGTCCGACAGGATAATCCTTACTTAACCAGCCATCAGGCGGGGGCGCATAATCCTCTAAGGGTGGTGATGAGTCGCCAGCTAGACTTACCAGAAAATGCCCGTCTGTGGCAAACTGCGGAGGTTCCAACTTTGGTGTTGACAGAGAAGGGAAGCTCTCCCCAGTTTCAAGAATTTTTGCTCAAACAAGGGGTGGAAGTGGTGGAATTTAACTCACTGACACCAGATCAAGCAATGGCGTATTTATATGAGCGGGGTTTTTGTAGCGTGTTGTGGGAATGTGGTGGTACTTTAGCTGCGATCGCGATTGCTCAAGGAGCAGTGCAAAAAGTGCTGGCATTTATTGCCCCGAAAATCATTGGTGGTAGTAATGCTCCCACACCTGTGGGCGACTTAGGTTTTACCAATATGACTGAGGCGCTGCCCCTTGAACGTGTCCGTTGGCGTGTGGTCGGTTCTGACTGCTTAGTAGAAGGTTATTTGCCTCAAAAAACTCAGTAG
- a CDS encoding GNAT family N-acetyltransferase produces the protein MLVDLRTWYLELLEPSQFRAAFSRNPNLTVVRAEIPCPELNRFLYTSVGGDWYWIDRLSWSYERWLKYLDRPELQTWVAYLSGTPAGYVELEAQSGNNVEIVYFGLLRQFIGQGIGKHLLSVGVQKAWAMEAQRVWVHTCSLDGDYALANYQARGFQLYKEEIHQQELLEKPI, from the coding sequence ATGCTGGTTGATCTTCGTACTTGGTATTTAGAATTGCTTGAGCCGAGTCAGTTTCGTGCTGCCTTCTCAAGAAACCCGAACCTGACGGTCGTCCGTGCTGAAATTCCCTGCCCTGAGTTAAATCGCTTTCTCTACACAAGCGTGGGTGGTGACTGGTACTGGATAGACCGTCTAAGTTGGAGCTATGAACGTTGGTTAAAATATCTAGATCGTCCAGAACTACAAACTTGGGTAGCGTATCTTTCAGGCACACCCGCAGGTTACGTTGAGCTAGAAGCACAATCAGGCAACAATGTAGAGATTGTCTACTTCGGTCTACTACGACAGTTTATCGGACAGGGTATTGGTAAACATTTACTGAGTGTTGGTGTCCAGAAAGCCTGGGCGATGGAAGCACAGCGAGTGTGGGTTCATACGTGCAGCTTGGATGGTGATTATGCACTAGCCAACTACCAAGCAAGAGGTTTCCAACTCTACAAAGAGGAAATCCATCAACAGGAACTTCTAGAGAAACCTATATAA
- a CDS encoding SIMPL domain-containing protein, whose translation MHRTALSGSRFHVGNLWKTLPFFLLVCVSFTLPALAQEKEKLWRTLSVSGRGVETIPTTLSQVTLGVEIQGKTAQEVQQEAARRSSAVVALLKSRNVEKLQTTSIQLNPVYSYNNNVQRLTGYAASNTVSFRIPTEKTGTLLDDAVKAGATQINGISFVANDEAIANARKQALKEATQDAQQQANAVFDALGLKSKEVVSIQVNNASAPPPPPIVYRAEAAKAPDADASTPVVGGEQQVEASVTLQISY comes from the coding sequence ATGCATAGAACTGCTTTATCCGGTTCTCGGTTTCATGTTGGGAACCTGTGGAAAACACTGCCTTTTTTTTTGCTAGTATGTGTAAGTTTTACGCTGCCTGCCTTGGCTCAAGAAAAAGAGAAATTGTGGCGAACTTTGAGTGTTAGTGGTCGGGGAGTGGAAACAATTCCTACAACCTTATCGCAGGTGACTTTGGGTGTAGAAATTCAAGGTAAAACTGCACAAGAGGTACAGCAAGAGGCAGCTCGCAGATCATCAGCTGTGGTTGCGTTGCTTAAGAGCCGAAATGTGGAAAAATTACAAACTACTAGTATCCAACTTAACCCAGTTTATAGCTATAACAATAACGTGCAGCGGCTTACAGGTTATGCTGCCAGCAATACTGTGAGTTTTCGGATTCCTACTGAGAAAACTGGTACATTATTGGATGACGCTGTGAAAGCAGGTGCAACGCAAATTAACGGTATTAGTTTTGTTGCAAATGATGAAGCGATCGCCAATGCTCGAAAACAAGCGCTCAAAGAAGCAACACAAGATGCTCAACAGCAAGCTAATGCTGTTTTTGATGCCCTTGGTTTAAAATCTAAAGAGGTGGTGAGTATTCAAGTTAATAATGCCAGTGCCCCACCACCACCGCCCATAGTCTACCGTGCTGAGGCTGCCAAAGCACCTGATGCCGATGCTTCCACCCCGGTAGTTGGTGGTGAACAGCAAGTAGAAGCATCAGTGACATTGCAAATTAGTTATTAA
- the mreD gene encoding rod shape-determining protein MreD — protein MKILSFAPSKQKKPNSSKRRSKFPNKPISQWHPAVRQLVNCVVTVGSVLLCLLLLPSRLPGMELVGIAPNWLLIWVVAWSVKRNVFAGGVAGIILGLLQDAITSPNPTHAVSLGIVGILTSLIQKQRFIEEDFISIAVIVFVMAVVAESIFGLQLTLMDDAYGGHSVRKLADIWTYYQRVALASAILSSLWAPVVYYPLNRWWQKIKLAQQA, from the coding sequence ATGAAGATACTTTCATTTGCTCCTAGCAAGCAGAAAAAGCCAAACTCCTCAAAGCGAAGATCCAAATTCCCAAACAAGCCGATTTCTCAGTGGCATCCTGCGGTGCGTCAACTAGTCAATTGCGTAGTGACGGTTGGATCTGTGCTGTTATGTTTACTGTTATTGCCAAGCCGTTTACCTGGGATGGAATTAGTGGGAATTGCTCCTAACTGGCTGTTAATTTGGGTAGTAGCTTGGAGTGTCAAGCGTAATGTTTTTGCCGGAGGAGTTGCAGGTATAATTCTAGGGCTACTTCAAGATGCCATTACATCACCTAACCCTACTCATGCTGTGAGTTTGGGGATTGTGGGGATTTTGACTAGTCTGATTCAGAAACAGCGTTTTATCGAAGAAGATTTTATTTCTATTGCGGTAATTGTTTTTGTGATGGCAGTTGTGGCAGAAAGTATATTTGGGTTGCAATTAACTTTGATGGACGATGCTTACGGCGGACACAGCGTACGTAAATTAGCAGATATCTGGACATATTATCAGCGCGTTGCTCTTGCCTCTGCCATTCTTAGTAGTCTGTGGGCCCCTGTAGTTTATTATCCGCTGAATCGCTGGTGGCAGAAGATAAAATTAGCACAGCAAGCTTAA
- a CDS encoding cation:proton antiporter codes for MHLLDPLNLSFPLLASATKAADSSMVVAAVLLSLVVIYLASKVGGELSNKVGLPPVLGELVGGVVVGISVFHLLVFPEGGADSSSSLIMTFLQTTAGLSPEATPEVFAVQSEVVSVLAELGVIILLFEIGLESNLKDLMAVGIQATVVATVGVVVPFAAGTVGLMTLFGIDAVPAIFAGAALTATSIGITSKVLSEIGRLNSKEGQIILGAAVIDDVLGIIVLAVVASLAKDGVVDVGKVIYLIISATGFLLGAIVLGNVFNKSFVAIADKLKTRGELVIPAFIFAFVMAYFAAIIQLEAILGAFAAGLVLEETDKRKELQKQVIPIADMLVPIFFVTVGAKTDLGVLNPAIPDNREGLIMATFLILVAIFGKVITGLSVFGQPQINRLAIGVGMIPRGEVGLVFAGVGAASGVLSKPLGAAIIMMVILTTFLAPPLLRFVFPDPKTVDSGSGQLILDGDSGTSLVIEPPQSRVLNDGGSLEVTQDTQEN; via the coding sequence ATGCATTTGTTAGATCCACTCAACTTATCTTTTCCTCTGCTGGCAAGCGCAACAAAAGCAGCAGACAGTTCAATGGTAGTAGCAGCAGTGCTACTAAGCTTAGTGGTAATTTACCTCGCCAGTAAAGTCGGTGGTGAGTTATCAAACAAGGTGGGTTTGCCACCTGTCTTAGGTGAACTCGTAGGTGGTGTGGTAGTCGGCATCTCTGTTTTCCACCTTTTAGTGTTTCCAGAAGGCGGGGCAGACAGTTCTAGTTCTTTGATTATGACCTTCCTCCAAACCACCGCTGGTTTAAGCCCTGAAGCTACTCCAGAGGTGTTTGCGGTGCAGTCGGAGGTCGTTTCTGTTTTGGCAGAATTGGGAGTGATTATCCTGCTGTTTGAAATTGGTTTGGAGTCGAACTTAAAAGACCTTATGGCAGTCGGTATCCAAGCCACTGTTGTGGCAACAGTGGGAGTAGTAGTACCCTTTGCGGCTGGTACTGTAGGTTTGATGACTTTGTTTGGTATCGATGCTGTACCTGCGATTTTTGCTGGGGCGGCTTTGACTGCTACTAGTATTGGGATTACTTCCAAGGTGCTATCAGAAATCGGAAGGCTCAATTCTAAAGAAGGACAGATTATTCTCGGTGCTGCTGTGATTGACGATGTATTAGGAATCATCGTTTTGGCAGTAGTTGCCAGCTTGGCTAAAGATGGCGTAGTAGATGTGGGCAAAGTCATTTATCTAATTATCAGCGCCACTGGTTTTCTGCTTGGAGCGATCGTACTAGGCAATGTTTTCAATAAATCCTTTGTGGCGATCGCTGATAAACTCAAGACACGTGGTGAACTGGTGATACCCGCATTCATCTTCGCCTTTGTCATGGCATACTTTGCTGCCATCATCCAGTTAGAAGCAATTCTTGGAGCTTTTGCAGCAGGCTTAGTCCTAGAAGAAACTGATAAGCGCAAAGAACTGCAAAAGCAAGTGATTCCCATAGCTGATATGCTAGTGCCAATTTTCTTTGTGACTGTTGGCGCAAAAACCGATTTGGGAGTGTTGAACCCCGCGATTCCCGACAATCGCGAAGGTCTAATTATGGCAACTTTCCTGATCCTAGTAGCCATCTTCGGTAAAGTAATCACAGGTTTAAGCGTGTTTGGTCAACCGCAAATTAACCGTTTAGCAATTGGTGTAGGCATGATTCCCAGGGGTGAAGTCGGGTTAGTGTTTGCTGGCGTCGGCGCAGCCAGTGGCGTTCTCTCAAAACCATTAGGGGCGGCAATTATCATGATGGTTATCTTAACAACCTTTTTAGCCCCTCCCTTGCTACGATTCGTCTTTCCAGATCCGAAAACAGTTGACTCAGGGTCAGGGCAATTGATTTTAGATGGTGACTCTGGAACATCGTTGGTAATTGAACCGCCCCAGTCAAGGGTGTTAAATGATGGTGGAAGTCTGGAGGTAACCCAAGATACTCAAGAAAACTAA
- a CDS encoding rod shape-determining protein: MGIDLGTANTLVYVSGKGIVLQEPSVVAIDQNEKVALAVGEEAKKMLGRTPENVIAVRPLRDGVIADFDTAEIMLKSFIQRVNEGRSLILPRIVIGIPSGVTGVERRAVMDAAAQAGAREVYLIDEPVAAAIGAGLPVAEPTGNMIIDIGGGTTEVAVLSLQGTVISESVRVAGDELTEAITQYLKKVHNLVIGERTAEDIKIRIGSAYPTNDDNDAMMEVRGVHLLSGLPRTVTVKAGEIRESMLEPLSVIVEAVKRTLERTPPELAADIIDRGIMLAGGGALLKGIDTLISHETGIVTHIAADPLCCVVLGTGRVLENFKQLERVFSARSRNM; encoded by the coding sequence ATGGGTATCGACCTCGGTACTGCCAACACCCTCGTTTACGTATCTGGTAAAGGCATTGTACTCCAAGAACCTTCGGTGGTTGCCATTGATCAAAATGAAAAGGTAGCACTGGCTGTCGGAGAAGAGGCCAAAAAAATGCTTGGTCGGACTCCTGAAAATGTGATTGCCGTCCGCCCCTTGCGTGATGGTGTAATCGCTGACTTTGATACAGCCGAGATCATGCTCAAAAGTTTTATTCAGCGCGTAAATGAGGGTAGATCCCTCATTTTACCGCGGATAGTTATCGGCATTCCCAGTGGTGTTACAGGAGTAGAAAGGCGAGCTGTGATGGATGCAGCAGCTCAAGCTGGGGCTAGGGAAGTTTACTTAATTGATGAACCTGTCGCTGCGGCTATTGGTGCAGGATTACCAGTGGCGGAACCAACTGGTAACATGATTATCGATATTGGTGGTGGCACAACAGAAGTTGCTGTTCTGAGCCTCCAAGGTACGGTAATCAGCGAATCAGTACGCGTGGCTGGAGATGAACTTACTGAAGCAATCACTCAGTACCTGAAGAAAGTTCATAATTTGGTAATTGGTGAACGTACTGCCGAAGACATCAAAATTCGCATTGGCTCTGCCTATCCTACTAATGATGACAATGATGCAATGATGGAAGTCCGAGGTGTACACCTACTTTCTGGTTTACCACGAACTGTAACCGTTAAAGCCGGGGAAATTCGTGAAAGTATGTTGGAACCACTATCAGTAATTGTAGAAGCTGTGAAGCGTACACTGGAACGCACACCTCCAGAACTAGCAGCAGACATTATTGATAGGGGTATCATGCTAGCTGGTGGAGGCGCTTTACTCAAAGGTATAGACACCTTAATTAGCCATGAAACCGGAATAGTCACACATATCGCTGCTGATCCTCTCTGTTGTGTTGTGCTGGGAACAGGTCGTGTGTTAGAAAACTTCAAACAGTTGGAACGTGTGTTCAGCGCTCGTTCTCGCAATATGTAG
- a CDS encoding single-stranded DNA-binding protein yields MSINIVTLVGRVGSDPDIKYFESGSIKCRLTLAVRRRARNSDEPDWFTLELWDKTAEVAGNYVRKGSLIGIKGSLKFDTWSDRQTGATRSAPIIRVDQLDLLGSKRDGEGGMTDTSPEHF; encoded by the coding sequence ATGAGCATCAATATTGTCACCCTTGTTGGTCGTGTAGGCAGCGACCCAGATATTAAATATTTTGAATCTGGTAGTATTAAGTGTAGACTGACACTAGCTGTAAGACGGAGAGCGCGTAACAGCGATGAACCCGACTGGTTCACATTAGAACTATGGGACAAAACAGCAGAGGTCGCGGGTAATTATGTACGTAAAGGAAGCTTAATTGGGATCAAAGGTTCTTTGAAGTTTGACACATGGAGCGATCGCCAAACAGGAGCAACCCGTTCTGCACCAATTATAAGGGTAGATCAACTAGATTTATTGGGTTCCAAGCGGGATGGAGAAGGTGGTATGACAGATACATCACCAGAACATTTTTAA
- a CDS encoding EVE domain-containing protein, with protein MAYWLLKTEPEDYSYFDLEQDGTTVWDGVNNPLALKHLRTMLLGDSTLIYHTGKERQVIGIAEIVSQPYADPALNDAKRVVVDLRAVRRVKQPVTLAQIKQDSRFTDFDLVRLPRLSVVPVSEFYWQYLIELADGTK; from the coding sequence ATGGCGTATTGGCTGCTGAAAACTGAGCCGGAAGATTATTCCTATTTCGATTTAGAACAAGACGGCACTACAGTTTGGGATGGAGTTAACAATCCCTTAGCACTGAAACACTTACGCACAATGCTCCTTGGCGATTCGACATTGATTTATCACACAGGTAAAGAACGCCAAGTTATCGGTATAGCAGAGATAGTTAGTCAACCTTATGCCGACCCAGCGCTCAATGATGCGAAACGAGTAGTTGTAGATTTGCGAGCAGTACGCAGAGTCAAGCAACCCGTCACCCTAGCCCAAATTAAGCAGGACAGCAGATTCACAGACTTTGACTTAGTGCGACTTCCTAGACTGTCTGTAGTCCCAGTATCTGAGTTCTACTGGCAATACTTGATTGAGTTGGCAGATGGCACAAAATAA
- the mreC gene encoding rod shape-determining protein MreC has protein sequence MVTARRWWDRKGLQIGLVALALGSAWMLRQTQGALLLETFNVITRPLQMLHPGPNQQERLQDARLLELQTRIVDLESQNKELQNLLGYIEQEPTSSRPIPARVVGRSADNWWQQVTLNRGSNAGIQEGFIVKADGGLVGLVESVTPNTSRVLLISDLKSQVGVTISRTSAKGVLRGDSSAEAVLEFYEKVPNAKVGDLISTSTYSQKFPPGLAVGRVKSLDLKKLPASVAKVELFPPIKSLDWVAVYPKPANPDSENQKSTNKATQKSN, from the coding sequence ATGGTTACTGCACGTCGTTGGTGGGATCGTAAAGGGTTACAAATTGGGTTAGTAGCTCTCGCACTAGGTAGCGCCTGGATGCTGCGACAGACCCAAGGTGCATTGCTGCTTGAGACGTTCAATGTAATTACTCGTCCGTTGCAGATGTTACATCCAGGGCCGAATCAACAAGAACGTCTTCAAGATGCTCGGTTATTAGAATTACAAACCCGCATAGTAGATTTAGAAAGTCAAAATAAAGAACTACAAAATTTATTAGGCTACATTGAGCAAGAGCCAACTTCATCGCGCCCCATTCCCGCAAGGGTAGTAGGGCGCAGTGCAGACAATTGGTGGCAACAAGTTACACTTAATCGTGGCTCAAACGCAGGTATCCAAGAAGGCTTTATTGTCAAGGCTGATGGCGGATTAGTGGGTTTGGTAGAAAGCGTAACTCCTAATACTAGCCGCGTGTTATTAATCAGCGACCTTAAAAGCCAAGTAGGTGTGACAATTAGCCGCACTTCAGCAAAGGGAGTATTACGGGGAGATTCCTCTGCGGAAGCTGTGCTGGAGTTTTATGAAAAAGTCCCAAATGCCAAAGTGGGAGATTTAATTTCCACATCTACCTATAGTCAGAAGTTTCCACCAGGTTTAGCGGTAGGACGAGTGAAGTCTCTAGATTTAAAGAAACTTCCAGCATCAGTGGCAAAAGTTGAGCTTTTCCCACCGATAAAATCCCTAGATTGGGTAGCTGTATATCCAAAACCAGCAAACCCAGATTCAGAAAACCAAAAGTCGACAAATAAAGCAACACAAAAGTCTAATTAG